One bacterium genomic window, CCCGGGCAATCTCGAGCGCACGAGCGTGCAAGCGCAGCTGGAGACCGCGTGGCGTTTCGAGGATCTCGAAGTCCGTCCAGGCTACGCCTCGTCTCCAACCCGTACCGATCGCTTTCATACCGGCTTCCTTAACGGCAAAGCGCAGCGCAAAATGGCGTCCCGAACGAGCCCGGCGTTCGCAATCCCTGCGTTCCTGGGGCGTAAACAGGCGCTGGCGTATACGGTCGCCGCGGCGCTCCAGCGCGAGTTCGACCCGCGCGATTTCCTGGATGTCGATGCCGGTACCGATGATCACATCGCGGAGGCTAGCCCGCATTTCCGATCAGGTCGCCCGGACACTCCTCCGGAGCGGCGGCAATGGCCCAGATGGCCGTTTTTCCGCCAATTGACGCTGGTTTACCCAGGCTCTATCCTGCGCGCCCTGAAGGAGGAATCCCCCGCATGGCTCGAGTTGGCATCAATGGATTTGGACGGATCGGGCGCTGCACGCTGCGCAGTGCTCTCAAGAGTGGAATTGCCGGTAATGGTGACCTCGAGTTCGTGGCGGTCAACGACCTGACCGACCCCGCAACACTCGCCCATTTGCTGAAATACGATTCCGTACACGGCCGGCTCGACGCGAACGTCGAAGCGACCGACGACGGCATCCGCATCGGCGATCGCGAAATCAAGGTCATCGCAGAACGCGATCCAGCCAATCTCCCCTGGGGCGAACTCGGTGTCGACATCGTCATCGAATCAACGGGTCTGTTCACGAAACGGCCCGACGCCGCGAAGCACATCAGCGCTGGCGCCAAGAAGGTGATCATCAGCGCGCCGGCGGGCGAGCCGGATGCCACCATCGCCCTGGGTGTGAACGAAGAGGTCTACGAGGCGAGCAACCACCACGTGATCTCCAATGCTTCGTGCACCACCAACTGTCTGGCGCCGGTGGCCAAGGTCCTGAATCAGGAGTTCGGGCTGAAGCGCGGCTGGATGACCACCACGCACGCGTACACCAACGACCAGTCGATCCTGGACCTTCCCCACAAGGACCTGCGCCGCGCGCGCGCGGCCGGTGTGTCGATGATCCCCACCTCGACCGGTGCGGCCAAGGCCGTGGGCCTGGTCTTGCCCGATCTCGCCGGAAAGCTCGACGGTATCTCGATTCGCGTCCCGACCGCGGATGTATCGGTGGTCGACCTGGTCGCCGAAATCGATCGCTCCGCGACCGCAGAGCAGATCAACGAGGCCTTCCAGAAGGCGGCCGATGGCCCCATGAAGGGGATCCTCGACGTATCGAACGAACCTCTGGTTTCGATCGACTTCCAGGGCAACCCACATTCCTCGATCGTCGACGGCCTGAACACCAAGGTGCTCGAAGGTAATCTGGTCAAGGTGCTGTCCTGGTACGACAACGAGTGGGGCTACGCCAATCGCGTGGTTGATCTCGCTCGAATGGTCGCCTCGAAGCTGTGAGTTCGGGGAAAGCGCCCCGCTCCGTCACCGACCTCGCGTTGCGAGGTCGGCGCGTCTTCATCCGCGTCGACCTGAACGTCCCCTTGCGCGATGGTCGCGTGTCCGATGACACGCGCATCCGCGCGGCGCTTCCGACGATCGAGCACGTGCGCTCACAGGGAGGTCGAGTCGTACTCGCCTCTCACCTGGGAAGACCGAAGGGCCAGCGCGTCGACGAGTTTTCGCTGCGCCCCGTCGCACAGGCGATGAACCTGCCTCTGGCTGCGGATTGCATCGGCCCAGAAGTCGAAAAGCAGATCGATGAACTCGGCGACGGCGATGCACTGCTACTCGAAAACCTGCGCTTTCACGCGGGCGAAGAGAGCAACGAGGCGAAGTTCTGTGCCGCGCTCGCGCGACTCTGCGACGTGTACGTGAACGACGCGTTCGGGACCGCGCATCGCGCGCATGCGAGCACCGCGGGCTTGCCGGGATTGATCGAAGAGTCGGCAGCTGGACTGCTGATGGCGCGCGAAGTCGAGGCGCTGACCCGGGTGCGCGAAAACCCGGAACGGCCCTATGTATGCGTGCTCGGCGGAGCCAAGGTGTCGGACAAGCTGGCGGTACTCGAAGCACTGGCCTCGCGTGCGGACTCGATCGTGATCGGTGGCGCGATGGCGTACACATTCCTGCTGGCGCGCGGCGAACCCGTCGGCAAGTCACTCGTCGAGCCCGATCTGGTCGACACCGCACTCCGACTGCTGGACGGCAAGGCCGAGATCCTGCTACCGGTCGACCACCGGGTCGCGCCTTCGCTCGATGATCCGGAGCGAGCGGAACTGGTCGAGCAGATCCCCGCCGACCAGATGGCGCTCGACGTGGGTCCCGCGAGCATTGCCGCAATCGCGCAGCGACTGGAGTCGGCCCGCACCGTGTTCTGGAACGGCCCGCTGGGAGTGTTCGAGATCCCCCCCTTCGACCACGGCACCTGCGCGGTCGCCGAGATATTGGCCTCGTCTTCGGCGTACAGTGTGGTTGGCGGTGGCGATTCGCTGGCCGCCGTACAGGCCGCAGGGGTCGGCGAGCGCATTTCCCACCTTTCGACGGGAGGCGGCGCGTCTCTCGAGTTCCTCGAGGGCAAGACCTTGCCCGGCATCGAGGCCCTGTCGTGACCGGCCAACGGAGAGAAAACGATGAGAACGCCGCTGATCGCAGCCAACTGGAAACTGCACAAGACCGTGGCAGAGGCCGAGAGCTTCGCCAAGGAACTCGGCGCCCAGCTCGGTGAGCTCTCCGGCGTAGAAGCGGCCATTGCCCCGCCCTTCACGGCGCTTGCGGCTCTGGGACGTGCTCTCAGCGGGACCAGCGTGGCACTCGCCGCCCAGAACGTGCATCCCGAGCCCAAGGGCGCCTTCACAGGGGAGATCTCCGTCGGGATGCTCGCCGAATTTCAGGTTCGCTACGCGATCGTGGGGCATTCGGAGCGCAGGCACGTCTTCGGCGAGACCGATGCCTTCATCGCAGCCAAGGTCCGGGCCGTCCAGGACGGCCGAATGCGCCCCATTCTGTGCGTGGGCGAGACCTTCGAGGAGCGGGAAGCCGGGCGAACTTTCGACGTTCTGCGAGCCCAGATCGAGGGCTCGCTGGCACAGGCGGACCCGGAGTGCTCCTCGGAACTGGTGGTCGCCTACGAGCCGGTGTGGGCAATCGGCACCGGCCAGACGGCGACTCCGGAAATGGCCCAGGAAGCCCACGCGTTCCTTCGCGACCGTCTGCAGGCCAGGCTCGGAGCCGCGGCAGCCGCGGAGATCCGAATCCAGTACGGTGGCTCAGTCAAGCCGGAGAACGCAGCGGAACTCATGGCGCAAGCGGACATCGATGGGGCCCTGGTGGGGGGCGCTAGCCTTGACCCCGCCAGCTTCTGCGCCATTATCCGCTTCTCGGATCGCCCCCAGGAGTAAGGTTTGGAGTATCTGATCACGATCCTGCACGTTCTGACGTGCCTCTGCCTGATTGCCATCGTGCTCTTGCAGCACGGCAAGGGCGCCGACATCGGCGTGGCCCTGGGTGGAGGGGCCAGCCAGACGGTTTTCGGTGCGCGCGGCGCGGGCAGCTTCCTGACGAAGCTGACCACCGGTGCGGCCATCCTGTTCATGATCACCAGTTTCACGCTCTCGCGCATGGGCGGAAGCTCGGACGTGGAAAGCATCATGGCACCGGCCAGCGAGGCGCCCGTGGCCCCGGCCGAGGTTCCCGAATCGAGTTTCCCCGAAGCCGCACCCATCGAGCAAGACGCTGACGCACCGTCGGGTTTCGAAGCCATCGAACCTCCGGCTACCGAAACCGAGTCAGACAAGAGCAAAGAGTAAGGCGAACGCTTCTTTCGGATCGGCGCTGCCCGAGCGGCGCCTTCCACCTGCCCAGGTGGTGAAATTGGTAGACACGCCAGGTTGAGGGCCTGGTCCTGATTATTCGGGGTGCTGGTTCGAATCCAGTCCTGGGCACCAAGTCCCTCAAGTGCTTCCCGTCAGCAGAAGTCGGACATCGAGCACTACGCGCCGATGGTCTCGGACGGGGGATACCTGGTGCTGGGCGACGCATCCGCGTTCCTGGAGGGTTCCCGATTCTGGAAGGGCTACGCTTCCGTCTCCAGGGCGGCCCGCTGTCTCCCTGACCGGGCGGGCTCGAGAACGTGCTCAACGTGGATCACAAGCGCATCTACCGAGCCTGCGGTCCGGATCCCCACGCCGAAGGCACCGGCGCGGGCTCAACCCGGGCCACGCCGGTCTGGAGCCCGCCGATGGTGCGGCGCCTCCCGAAGGCCAAATAGGGTAAGCAATTCAAGCCCCGCTTTTGACCCGGCCGATAACGCGCAACCAGGGAAACGGACGAGTAGAGTCCGAGAGCAATGAAGTAGTTCACAGTGTGGCGAACGGGCTGCGGATAGAATCCAGTGAGACGATCTACTGGAAAGAAGCGGCTCTTGACCAAGCCGGCTCGCGAAACAGCCCGCTCACTTCTTCTGAAGCTGCAGCGAGATTTGCGCCGCGCCTCGATCGACGAACTGATTCGACTGATCGGGTCAGAGCATTTCAAACGCGTAAAGGAATGCGACATCCGTGCGGTCGCTCAGTACGGCGCGCTCGAATTCGACGGCGAGCACTTCTTCGAACGGGCCTTCTCCACTGGCAAGGAAGCCGCTTCCAGTCTCGCACTCGCTCACGTCATCGGCCCGGAAGTGGTGCTCGAAGACCTGCGCTCCCTGAGATCGAGCGGGTTCGGACCCGACCCTCTTTCAGAAAGAGAGCCGGGCGCTGTAGCGCCACCGACCGGTTCTACAGTCAAGCCGGAACCCAGGTAGCCGCAACCCCATTCGCCGGAGATCGGGTCGGAGTACACTGGGGCCCCTCATCCTCCTGGAGACACTCTTCTTGGCACGCCAATCGGTAGGAGTTCTGATCGCTTCTTTGTATTTCGCACTGGCCTGCGGGCAGAGTTCGAGGGACGCCGAGCCAGTGGTCGAAGTGCCCGTCGATGCAGAAGCTGAAGCGACACCCTTCTCGATCCCCGGCAATATCGATGGCGAGCGCATCGCGTCCGCGGACACAGACACCGAAGCCGACCAGTGGCTCAGTCATGGGCGTACCTATTCAGAGCAGCGCTTCAGCCCGCTGAAAAAGATCGACCGCAATACCGTCGCGGGGCTCGGGCTGGCCTGGAGCTACGATCTGGAATCGACGCGCGGCGTAGAAGCGACGCCGATCGTAGTGGATGGAGTCATGTACGTCTCGGCTCCCTGGAGCAAGGTACACGCGCTCGACGCCGCCACGGGGAAGAAGATCTGGAGTTTCGATCCCGAAGTGCCTCCGGATACCGCCCACAAGGCGTGTTGCGACATCGTCAACCGCGGAGTCGCCGTCTGGAAGGGATCCGTCTTCGTCGCAACGCTGGATGGACGACTCGTATCGATCGACGCAAAGAACGGGCGCATGAACTGGAGTGTGCAGACCGTCGACACGAAGCGTCCCTATACGATCACGGGTGCACCCCGTGTGGTGAAGGATTTCGTGTTCATCGGAAACGGGGGCGCTGAATTCGGCGTTCGCGGATACATCACGGCCTATCACGCCCAGACCGGAGAACAGGCCTGGCGTTTCTACACAGTGCCCGGCAATCCGGCTGAGCCGTTCGAACACTCGGAACTCGAGCGGGCCGCGAAGACCTGGACCGGCAAGTGGTGGGAAGTCGGGGGCGGCGGAACCGCCTGGGATGCCATGGCGTACGACCCCGATCTCGACCTGCTCTACGTCGGCACAGGCAACGGTTCTCCGTGGACTCGTTATGCCCGCAGTCCCGGTGGTGGCGACAATCTCTACCTGTCGTCAATTCTCGCCCTGCGTCCCGCGACTGGAAAACTCGTCTGGCACTACCAGGTCAACCCGGGAGACAACTGGGACTACACCGCGACGCAACCCATCATCCTGGCGGATCTCGAAATCGAAGGCGAACTCCGCAAAGTCCTCATGCAGGCGCCGAAGAACGGCTTTTTCTACGTACTGGATCGTGAAACCGGAGGCCTGATCTCCGCCAGACCGTACGTATCCGTCAACTGGGCGAGCAAGATCGACCCCAAGACCGGCCGCCCGGTCGAAACCGAGATCGCGAACTACGAAAAGGAAGCGCGCAAGATTTCTCCCGCACCCCAGGGCGCACATAGTTGGCACCCGATGGCGTTCAGTCCCGAGACGGGTCTGGTCTACGTACCCGCGCGAGAGCTACAGGCCTGGTTCATCAACGATCCGAAGTTCCCGGGCGCACGCCCGGGCGAGTGGGCGCTGGGAACGGACGTGGACCGGGTGATCGATAAGACGCTGGACTCACCTCCGGAGCCGTCGGGCTTCATTCTCGGCTGGGACCCGATCGCCCAACGCGAGGTCTGGCGCGTAGAGCACGAGGATTTCTGGAACGGCGGTGTGCTTGCGACTGCGGGCGGACTCGTCTTTTCAGGCACGGGAGCGGGTCGCATTGCGGCCTACGACGCTGAAAACGGTCGCACTCTCTGGGAAGTCCATTCGCAGACGGGAGTGATTGCGGCTCCGGTGAGCTATGAGATCGACGACGAGCAGTACATCGCTGTGGCCGCGGGTTTTGGGGGTGGAGTCATCGCCGCAGGTCGCGTCGAGAATGCGATCATCAACCGCTACCACAACGAGGGACGCATCCTGGCCTTCAAGCTAGGCGGCACCGAAATCATGCCGCAGAATCAGAGCCGCGATCAGACCGTGCCCGCACCTCCGCCAGTCATGATTTCCGCTGAACAGCTCACGCAGGGCAAGAGCTTGTACAACCGGTTCTGCATGCAGTGTCACGGCTTCGCCGCAGCGTCGAGCTGGCTGACACCCGATCTGCGCTACCTGAGCCCGGAACGGCACGCCGCTTTCCAGGCGATCGTGCGCGGCGGAATTCTGTCGGGCAAGGGCATGCCCCGATTCGAAGATCTGCTCAGCTCCGAGCAGGCCGACCTCATCCATGAGTACGTGAACTCAGAAGCGCAGAAGCTCTACGACTCGGAGAGCAAACCGAGCGGCTGAGGACGGCCCGCGAAAAATGCGGGCAGCTCAGGTAGCGGATGCAGGCTGCTCAGAGGTCGCTGTGTCGCGCGAGGATCGCCGCATGAATCGCGTGAGATCCTCGACGATCAAACAGCCGCACGGCACCAGAAACAGTGTGATCGCCGTAGCGGCCACCACTCCGAAGGCCAGCGAGATCGCGATCGGAACCACGAAGTAGGTCGCCTCGGATGCGCTGAAGATCAGCGGCAAAAGACCTGTAAAGGTCGTCGCAGAGGTCAGAAAAACGGCGCGGAAGCGCTTCATACCCGCCGAACGAACCGCATCCGATAGCACGAGCCCTCTCGCCCGTTCGCGATTGATGAAGTCGACCAGCACCAGGCTGTCGTTCACGACGACACCTGCGAGTGCGACGATTCCCAGGAGCGAGAAGAACACCAGATTCCAGCCCATGATGAAATGCCCGATGATCGCGCCGACCGCGCCAAAGGGAATCGCGGCCATGATCACGAGCGGCTGCACGTAGGAACGCAGCGGGATCGCCAGCAGGGTGTAGATGACCAGGAGCGCGAGCACGGCACCGCGGAACAGTCCTGTGAGGGCCTTGCTGCGCTCGCGCTGCTCACCCTCGAGGGAGTGCGTGAGACCGGGGTATTTCTTCAGGATCTTCGGCAACGGCCCGGTGAGCACGCTCTTCATGATTTCTTCCGGCGTGACGGTCGTGCGGTCGATATCGGCAGTCACTTTCAGAACCCGTTTGCCATTGTTGCGGCGAATCGTCGCAAAGCCACGGCCCAGTTCCGCGCGGGCCACCGCACCGATCGGAATCTCGGTACCGTCGGGCGTACGGATGCGCATGTTCTCCAGGTTGCCCAGTGAGCGCCGCTCTTCTTCGGGATAGCGGAGCATCACGCGCACATCGTCCGTGCCGCGTTGGATGCGCTGAACCTCGACGCCGTAAAAAGCCGTTCGCACTTGCCGGGCCAGATCGTTGAACGTGATCCCGAGTGGCTCGGCCTCCGGGAGCAGCGAGAGCCTCACCTCCTGCTTCCCGGGTCGAAAGGAATCCGCGATGTCGAACACACCCTCGTATCCTGCGAGCGCGGTGCGCAACTCTTGTGCCGCAGCTTCTAAATCCTGGGCATTGTCCGAACTGAGCTGAATGCCAAAGGCATCGCCCGCGTGCATGGTGAAGGCTTCGAATTTCAACTCGACGGCGTCGGTAATCGGTCCCGTGAGGTCCCGCCAGACCTGAGTGACCTCGCGAGTCTTGACGTCGCGCTCGTTCCAGGGCGCGATTTCCACGACCACCTGGGCGAGGTGAGTTCCGCCCCCTCCTTCGCCACTTCGACGCGGGCCGTCGCGCCCCACCTGCTTTCCAATCGATGACAGCACGTGGCGAACCATCGCCCCTTCGCTTTCATCTTCCAGTTTCACCCGCGTGGCTTCCGCGGCGCTTTCAATTTTTCGAACCGCCGCTTCCGTGGTTTCCAGCGGTGTACCCTGTGGCATCGTCAGCGTGGCGTAGATGCGATCACCCTCGATTCCGGGAAAGAACTGAAACGCCATGCGCCCACTCGCGAATAGCGATGCTGTAAGAACGACGACGCCCAGCGCAACCGATAGGGCCAGGTAGCGCCAGTGAAGAACCCACTCGAGCGCCGGTTGGTAGTAGCCCGCCACAAAGGCTTCGAAGCCGCCTGATACACGGTCCTGGATCTCGGCCCAACGGCCCCTTCGTTCGGACCGAGAACTTTTGTGGCGACGCGCGAGATGCGCCGGCAGGATCAGTTGTGCTTCGACCAGTGACATGATCAGGCACAGGATCACCGTGCCCCCGAGGACCGTGAAGAACTGGCCCATGCGCCCGGGCACGAAGATCAGTGGAGAAAACGCGGCGATCGTCGTCAAGACACCGAAGATCACCGGAATGGAAACCGCGCTCGTGCCGTCGATGACCGACGTCCGCAACTCGCTACCGGCCTGTTCATGTGCGTAGACGCTCTCACCCACGACGATCGCATCGTCGACCACGATCCCCAGCACCAGAATGAAGCCCATGATGGCCAGCGTGCTGATGGCGTAACCGAAAGCAGGAAAGAGCATGACCGCACCGAGCATCGAAATCGGGATCCCAGCTGCAACCCAGACGGCGATCCGGAAGCGCAGAAGCAGAGCCAGGACCAACAACACGAAGGCGAGTCCCCCGGATGCGTTGCGCAGCAGCGCATCCACGCGATCGCGCAAACTCTCGGCTTCGTCGCTCCAGATGGTCAACTCGATGCCTTCGGGCATGCGTGTGCGAGCCTGCTCGACGTAGGCCTTCACGGTCGCTGCTACCTCGAGGATGTCCTCTTCCCCGATGCGATTGACCTGGACCATGACGGCGGGTTTGCCGTCGAAGAAGGCGCGAATATCGTCGTCACGAAAGCCATCGCGAACAGTCGCGATGTCGCCGAGATTGACGGAGGTGCCATCCGAGCGGGTCAGGACCACGATCGAAGCGAACTCCGCACCGCGGTACGCCTGTCCCTTGGAGCGCAAGAGGATTTCGCCGCCTTCGGTCTTGACCGAACCTCCGGGCAAGTCGAGTGAAGAAGAGCGAACCGCCGCCGCGACCTGCTCGAAATTCAGACCGTGCCGACGCAGCATCTGTTCGGACACTTCGATCGAAATCTCGTACGGCCGGACATAGCTCAATTCGACCTGCGAGACACCCGGAAGCGCGGCGATCTCGTCGCGCATCGTCTGGCCGATGACCTTGAGGGAGCGTTCATCTGCATCGCCCGAGATCGCGATGCGCAACACGTCACCCAATAAGACCAGATACGACACGACCGGCTTTTCCGCTTCGGCGGGCAGGGTCGAAACATTGCTGATGCGGCCTTCGATCTCCGAGAGTGCCCAGTTCGAATCGGTTCCTTCCACGAGTTCGATGTTCAGGACACAGGTTCCCTCGACCGCAATCGTACTCACCCGATCGATATGGGGCGTGCCATCGATCGCATCCTCGAGGCGGATGCAGACGGCCTGCTCGACTTCTTCCGGGGATGCGCCAAGGTGGGAAACGCTGACCTGCACCACCTCGGTGTCCATGCTGGGAAACTCTTCCTGACGGATCGAAAACAGCGAGAGCCCGCCACCGATCAACAGCACCGCCATCAGCAGGTTCGCAGCGACGGGATTGTCGACGAACCAGGTGATGATCCGTCTCAAGCGCCATCCTCCCCGGCTTCGGCACCGACCGGCAACACGCTCATACCGTCGACAGGCGCCGGAATCGAGGAGATACAAACGCGCTCACCGTCTTTGAGACCGCTGCGCAACAGGACCTGCTCACCGTCGATTCGCAGCACTTCCACAGCCCGGAAACGCAGGCGGTTCTCGTCGTCGAGTACCAACACGCGTTCATCGTTCAATAGCGCCTGGCGCGGAACTGCCGCTACATCGGTCGCAACCCGACCGGTGATTCGCGCTTGCACGAAGAGCCCGACAGGTAGCGGCGACTGAACCTGAGTCTGCGTATTGGGAACACGGGCGACGATATTGACCAGACGACTCTTGGAATCAATTTCGCCCTCGGTGCGCACGATGCGACCGACCCAGGTGCGAAGCTGGCCTGCGAAACTCGCGGAAAGCGTGACCTCGGGAAGCAGGTCTTCTGCAGGGGGAACTCGCGACCAGAGAGGCAGCTCGAGGTAGGCGAGTTGCGAATCCGCGATCGGCAGTCTTACCTCGACGAAGTCAGTCGCGTACAAAGTCGCATAGGACTGACCGCGATTCGCGAACTGCCCGACGTCGACATGCTCTTCTCGAACCCGGCCGTCGAACGGTGCCGGAACCTCCGTTCGGTCGAGGTCGCGCTGAGCTTGTTCGAGAGCTACGCGTGCTTCGCTCGCGCCGGCCTCGGCCACCTGGGAGGTGCGTTCCGCATCGTCGAGTGCCGCACGACTCACCACGTTTCGTTCTTTCAGGTTG contains:
- the acpS gene encoding holo-[acyl-carrier-protein] synthase — its product is MRASLRDVIIGTGIDIQEIARVELALERRGDRIRQRLFTPQERRDCERRARSGRHFALRFAVKEAGMKAIGTGWRRGVAWTDFEILETPRGLQLRLHARALEIARERGFERAWVDASWTRRHAVAQVVLESLSTGTERA
- the gap gene encoding type I glyceraldehyde-3-phosphate dehydrogenase, with product MARVGINGFGRIGRCTLRSALKSGIAGNGDLEFVAVNDLTDPATLAHLLKYDSVHGRLDANVEATDDGIRIGDREIKVIAERDPANLPWGELGVDIVIESTGLFTKRPDAAKHISAGAKKVIISAPAGEPDATIALGVNEEVYEASNHHVISNASCTTNCLAPVAKVLNQEFGLKRGWMTTTHAYTNDQSILDLPHKDLRRARAAGVSMIPTSTGAAKAVGLVLPDLAGKLDGISIRVPTADVSVVDLVAEIDRSATAEQINEAFQKAADGPMKGILDVSNEPLVSIDFQGNPHSSIVDGLNTKVLEGNLVKVLSWYDNEWGYANRVVDLARMVASKL
- a CDS encoding phosphoglycerate kinase, which produces MSSGKAPRSVTDLALRGRRVFIRVDLNVPLRDGRVSDDTRIRAALPTIEHVRSQGGRVVLASHLGRPKGQRVDEFSLRPVAQAMNLPLAADCIGPEVEKQIDELGDGDALLLENLRFHAGEESNEAKFCAALARLCDVYVNDAFGTAHRAHASTAGLPGLIEESAAGLLMAREVEALTRVRENPERPYVCVLGGAKVSDKLAVLEALASRADSIVIGGAMAYTFLLARGEPVGKSLVEPDLVDTALRLLDGKAEILLPVDHRVAPSLDDPERAELVEQIPADQMALDVGPASIAAIAQRLESARTVFWNGPLGVFEIPPFDHGTCAVAEILASSSAYSVVGGGDSLAAVQAAGVGERISHLSTGGGASLEFLEGKTLPGIEALS
- a CDS encoding triose-phosphate isomerase; amino-acid sequence: MRTPLIAANWKLHKTVAEAESFAKELGAQLGELSGVEAAIAPPFTALAALGRALSGTSVALAAQNVHPEPKGAFTGEISVGMLAEFQVRYAIVGHSERRHVFGETDAFIAAKVRAVQDGRMRPILCVGETFEEREAGRTFDVLRAQIEGSLAQADPECSSELVVAYEPVWAIGTGQTATPEMAQEAHAFLRDRLQARLGAAAAAEIRIQYGGSVKPENAAELMAQADIDGALVGGASLDPASFCAIIRFSDRPQE
- the secG gene encoding preprotein translocase subunit SecG, producing the protein MEYLITILHVLTCLCLIAIVLLQHGKGADIGVALGGGASQTVFGARGAGSFLTKLTTGAAILFMITSFTLSRMGGSSDVESIMAPASEAPVAPAEVPESSFPEAAPIEQDADAPSGFEAIEPPATETESDKSKE
- a CDS encoding PQQ-dependent dehydrogenase, methanol/ethanol family — translated: MARQSVGVLIASLYFALACGQSSRDAEPVVEVPVDAEAEATPFSIPGNIDGERIASADTDTEADQWLSHGRTYSEQRFSPLKKIDRNTVAGLGLAWSYDLESTRGVEATPIVVDGVMYVSAPWSKVHALDAATGKKIWSFDPEVPPDTAHKACCDIVNRGVAVWKGSVFVATLDGRLVSIDAKNGRMNWSVQTVDTKRPYTITGAPRVVKDFVFIGNGGAEFGVRGYITAYHAQTGEQAWRFYTVPGNPAEPFEHSELERAAKTWTGKWWEVGGGGTAWDAMAYDPDLDLLYVGTGNGSPWTRYARSPGGGDNLYLSSILALRPATGKLVWHYQVNPGDNWDYTATQPIILADLEIEGELRKVLMQAPKNGFFYVLDRETGGLISARPYVSVNWASKIDPKTGRPVETEIANYEKEARKISPAPQGAHSWHPMAFSPETGLVYVPARELQAWFINDPKFPGARPGEWALGTDVDRVIDKTLDSPPEPSGFILGWDPIAQREVWRVEHEDFWNGGVLATAGGLVFSGTGAGRIAAYDAENGRTLWEVHSQTGVIAAPVSYEIDDEQYIAVAAGFGGGVIAAGRVENAIINRYHNEGRILAFKLGGTEIMPQNQSRDQTVPAPPPVMISAEQLTQGKSLYNRFCMQCHGFAAASSWLTPDLRYLSPERHAAFQAIVRGGILSGKGMPRFEDLLSSEQADLIHEYVNSEAQKLYDSESKPSG
- a CDS encoding efflux RND transporter permease subunit → MRRIITWFVDNPVAANLLMAVLLIGGGLSLFSIRQEEFPSMDTEVVQVSVSHLGASPEEVEQAVCIRLEDAIDGTPHIDRVSTIAVEGTCVLNIELVEGTDSNWALSEIEGRISNVSTLPAEAEKPVVSYLVLLGDVLRIAISGDADERSLKVIGQTMRDEIAALPGVSQVELSYVRPYEISIEVSEQMLRRHGLNFEQVAAAVRSSSLDLPGGSVKTEGGEILLRSKGQAYRGAEFASIVVLTRSDGTSVNLGDIATVRDGFRDDDIRAFFDGKPAVMVQVNRIGEEDILEVAATVKAYVEQARTRMPEGIELTIWSDEAESLRDRVDALLRNASGGLAFVLLVLALLLRFRIAVWVAAGIPISMLGAVMLFPAFGYAISTLAIMGFILVLGIVVDDAIVVGESVYAHEQAGSELRTSVIDGTSAVSIPVIFGVLTTIAAFSPLIFVPGRMGQFFTVLGGTVILCLIMSLVEAQLILPAHLARRHKSSRSERRGRWAEIQDRVSGGFEAFVAGYYQPALEWVLHWRYLALSVALGVVVLTASLFASGRMAFQFFPGIEGDRIYATLTMPQGTPLETTEAAVRKIESAAEATRVKLEDESEGAMVRHVLSSIGKQVGRDGPRRSGEGGGGTHLAQVVVEIAPWNERDVKTREVTQVWRDLTGPITDAVELKFEAFTMHAGDAFGIQLSSDNAQDLEAAAQELRTALAGYEGVFDIADSFRPGKQEVRLSLLPEAEPLGITFNDLARQVRTAFYGVEVQRIQRGTDDVRVMLRYPEEERRSLGNLENMRIRTPDGTEIPIGAVARAELGRGFATIRRNNGKRVLKVTADIDRTTVTPEEIMKSVLTGPLPKILKKYPGLTHSLEGEQRERSKALTGLFRGAVLALLVIYTLLAIPLRSYVQPLVIMAAIPFGAVGAIIGHFIMGWNLVFFSLLGIVALAGVVVNDSLVLVDFINRERARGLVLSDAVRSAGMKRFRAVFLTSATTFTGLLPLIFSASEATYFVVPIAISLAFGVVAATAITLFLVPCGCLIVEDLTRFMRRSSRDTATSEQPASAT
- a CDS encoding efflux RND transporter periplasmic adaptor subunit is translated as MNSRVILPVAVFGAFCVLAAIVVATSSPVEGRPTERQLRSVRVALVENRTVQLEVRSQGTVAPRTESELIPEVSGRVVWTSPKLVSGGYFEKGEALLRIDRTDYEANVTRSRAALARTRGELKHARQTLARQRNLKERNVVSRAALDDAERTSQVAEAGASEARVALEQAQRDLDRTEVPAPFDGRVREEHVDVGQFANRGQSYATLYATDFVEVRLPIADSQLAYLELPLWSRVPPAEDLLPEVTLSASFAGQLRTWVGRIVRTEGEIDSKSRLVNIVARVPNTQTQVQSPLPVGLFVQARITGRVATDVAAVPRQALLNDERVLVLDDENRLRFRAVEVLRIDGEQVLLRSGLKDGERVCISSIPAPVDGMSVLPVGAEAGEDGA